TTCATTGCTCGCCTTCTTCCTCGCGGATTCTCTTGATCTCCGCGATTGTCTCCGGTTTACTTGGAAAAGATATGGCGTCCGGCCCACACGTTTTCGCACATGCCCGGCAGAATACCACACAGTTGTGCGGATTTGCTACAACCAGCTTTAGGTCGCCATCTCGCCGCTCGAAAACATGATGCGGACAGAACTTATCGCACTCCATGCAGAAATCGCATTTGGAGTAATCGATGGTTGGAGCCCAGTCGATCTTCTCTCGCTTTACGCCCATGAAGGTGTCGTCAGCCATCTTGCTCTCCCCCCATCTCGGTGAGCGCCTTCGAGACTTTGTCGACCGCCTCGTCAGTTGTCATTTCGCGGATGTCCAGTGGGACCATGTCAGTCTTGACATCCATTCCGGCAGCCTCGAAGGCATCACGGAAAAGCTTCATTTGCATGTTCGGAGCGCATCCGGCTATAACAAGCTTTCGACCTGCCTTCAGCATATCGGCGAGGAAACGGTCACCGTCTTCCTCACAGAGTTGAGGGTGAATGAAGCCGTATTCCACGGGCAACTCAACCCGCACGCGATTGATGAAGTCCCAGATATCCATTTTCGAGAATCCGGGGCACTTGCCGGTGCAAACGCACATTATCAGACCAGGTAGTTCGTTTGACAATGGGAACCTCCTCTAGCTAACCAAGAGCTTTCTGATGTCTTCGGGGGAGATGACTCTTCCAGCGGCCTTGACTTCTCCATCGATCACGAGGCCAGGGGTCATAAGCACGTTGAACTTCATGATTTCCTTGATGTCCTCGACCTTTTCGATCTCGGCTTCCACTCCAGCTTCTTCGACCACTTTCTTGGTGTTCTCATAAAGAGTCTTGCACTTGGCGCAGCCAATGCCCAATATTTGGATTTTCTTCATTGATATCCTCCACAACAAAGTCGTACTAGTTGGTCTGTTGGCTAACTAACCAAGTATCCAGTAAAAAAGAAAAGCTCTAACGAGCTCATCTCTTACACATACGTATAGTTTATCCGACGAGTTCCATCTTCTCTTTGGCGTTGGACTTCATCACAGCTTCAACGCAGCCAAAGAAGCTAATGATGCACGGACACCGGAGGCTGTAGAAAACCTGCTGTCCGACTTTACGATCCTCGACTATTCCAGCCTCTCTCATAAGCGTCAGATGCTTGGAGACAGTGGACATATCGGAGCCGACCAGATCCGTTAGCTCGCAAACACACTTCTCGCCCT
Above is a window of bacterium DNA encoding:
- a CDS encoding 4Fe-4S binding protein, whose protein sequence is MADDTFMGVKREKIDWAPTIDYSKCDFCMECDKFCPHHVFERRDGDLKLVVANPHNCVVFCRACAKTCGPDAISFPSKPETIAEIKRIREEEGEQ
- a CDS encoding thioredoxin family protein, whose amino-acid sequence is MKKIQILGIGCAKCKTLYENTKKVVEEAGVEAEIEKVEDIKEIMKFNVLMTPGLVIDGEVKAAGRVISPEDIRKLLVS
- a CDS encoding metalloregulator ArsR/SmtB family transcription factor, producing the protein MNRRAYEERAKIIKALAHPSRLMMVDALVEGEKCVCELTDLVGSDMSTVSKHLTLMREAGIVEDRKVGQQVFYSLRCPCIISFFGCVEAVMKSNAKEKMELVG